A single region of the Pontimicrobium sp. SW4 genome encodes:
- the deoD gene encoding purine-nucleoside phosphorylase: MSIHIEAKKGDIAETILLPGDPLRAKWIAETFLENAVCFNRIRNMFGYTGTHNGKKVSVMGTGMGVPSISIYAHELINDYDVKNLIRVGTAGSYNENVKIRDIVIAMAASSNSGLNELRFGGADYAPTASFELFLKAIDTARNKNIDIKAGNVFTSDEFYADAFESYKKWSKFGVLCVEMEAAGLYTVAAKHNVNALAILTISDSLVSGERTTSKERETTFKDMIEIALELA; the protein is encoded by the coding sequence ATGAGTATACATATAGAAGCTAAAAAAGGGGACATAGCCGAAACTATTTTACTTCCTGGAGATCCTTTAAGAGCAAAATGGATTGCTGAAACATTTTTAGAAAATGCTGTTTGTTTTAATAGAATAAGGAATATGTTTGGTTATACAGGAACACATAACGGGAAAAAAGTGTCTGTAATGGGAACAGGAATGGGAGTTCCTAGCATTTCTATTTATGCTCACGAGCTTATTAACGATTATGACGTAAAAAATCTAATTAGAGTAGGTACTGCTGGTTCATACAATGAGAATGTAAAAATTAGAGACATTGTTATAGCCATGGCAGCATCGTCGAATTCTGGACTAAACGAACTACGCTTTGGTGGTGCTGACTACGCTCCAACTGCAAGTTTTGAGCTGTTCTTGAAAGCTATTGATACTGCTAGAAATAAAAATATTGATATCAAAGCTGGAAATGTTTTTACTAGTGATGAATTTTACGCTGATGCATTTGAAAGTTACAAAAAATGGTCAAAATTCGGTGTACTCTGTGTAGAGATGGAAGCAGCAGGGTTGTATACAGTTGCAGCAAAGCACAATGTAAATGCACTTGCCATACTAACCATATCAGACTCTTTAGTATCTGGCGAACGAACCACAAGCAAAGAGCGTGAAACAACTTTTAAAGATATGATTGAAATTGCTTTGGAACTAGCATAA
- a CDS encoding phosphoglycerate mutase family protein, translated as MKNLIILLLVAIFTLPSNAQDMPNNEEITTYYFIRHAEKNRSDKTNKDPKLKQKGVLRAAKWSLVFENITFDAVYSTDYNRTKQTAQPTAEKKGLEVTIYDPRQLFSEEFANNTKGKTVLIVGHSNTTPAFVNAVLGTKKYNDMDDNNNANLYIVTISPSGEKSDTLLVID; from the coding sequence ATGAAAAACCTTATCATACTATTACTTGTTGCAATTTTCACTTTGCCATCTAACGCGCAAGACATGCCGAATAATGAAGAAATAACCACTTATTATTTTATTCGTCATGCAGAAAAAAACAGAAGCGACAAGACTAATAAGGATCCTAAATTAAAGCAAAAAGGTGTTTTAAGAGCTGCTAAATGGAGTTTGGTTTTTGAAAACATAACATTTGATGCGGTCTATTCCACTGATTATAATCGTACAAAGCAAACAGCACAACCAACTGCTGAAAAAAAAGGCTTAGAAGTAACTATTTATGATCCAAGACAACTATTCTCTGAGGAATTTGCTAATAACACTAAAGGAAAAACTGTATTAATTGTTGGGCATAGTAATACCACACCTGCATTTGTAAATGCTGTTTTAGGAACTAAGAAATATAATGATATGGACGATAACAATAATGCAAATTTATATATAGTTACAATTTCTCCAAGTGGTGAAAAGTCGGATACGCTACTAGTTATTGACTAA
- a CDS encoding DUF6503 family protein, with product MKHILYSLVFVLVITSCKQEKLLTAQDIVDKTIEVSGGEKFKTSTILFDFRDIHYKAIRNNGIFQYERIINDSLGLIKDVLSNDGFKRYIDEKEVAVVDSMAAKYTRSVNSVHYFSVLPFGLNDAAVNKEYLGEVIIKDKNYYKIKVSFSQDGGGDDYEDVFVYWIGKEDFKVDYLAYSYMDSPTDLGLRFREAYNERYVNGLRFVDYNNYKPESEITDLFILDSLFNSGKLKLLSKIENVNIEVN from the coding sequence ATGAAGCACATTTTATATAGTCTTGTTTTTGTTTTAGTTATTACCTCATGTAAACAAGAAAAATTATTAACAGCTCAAGATATAGTAGATAAAACTATTGAAGTTTCTGGTGGGGAAAAGTTCAAAACATCTACTATTTTATTTGATTTTAGAGATATACATTATAAGGCAATTAGAAATAATGGCATATTTCAATATGAACGAATTATTAATGATTCTTTAGGACTAATTAAAGATGTGCTTTCTAATGATGGATTTAAAAGATACATTGATGAAAAGGAAGTGGCAGTCGTAGATTCTATGGCTGCAAAATATACAAGATCTGTTAATTCTGTGCACTATTTTTCGGTATTGCCTTTTGGATTAAATGATGCTGCGGTTAATAAAGAATATTTAGGTGAAGTAATTATAAAAGATAAAAATTATTATAAGATAAAGGTGTCTTTTAGTCAAGATGGAGGAGGAGACGATTACGAAGATGTTTTTGTGTATTGGATTGGAAAAGAAGATTTTAAAGTTGATTACTTAGCATATTCATATATGGATAGTCCAACCGATTTAGGGCTAAGATTTAGAGAAGCTTATAATGAGCGTTATGTGAATGGTTTGCGATTTGTAGATTATAACAATTACAAACCTGAATCTGAGATTACTGACTTGTTTATCCTAGACTCATTATTTAATTCAGGAAAACTTAAACTACTTTCTAAAATTGAAAATGTGAATATTGAAGTTAATTAG
- the smpB gene encoding SsrA-binding protein SmpB — MQKNVNIQNKKARFEYDILDKYTAGIVLTGTEIKSIRSSKASIAESFCEFNDRGELFVVNMTIEEYAYGNYINHRPKATRKLLLNKRELKKLEKEVKNVGLTIVPLRLFINDKGFAKLEIGLAKGKKLYDKRDTIKDRDNKRNLDRIKKNFK; from the coding sequence ATGCAGAAAAATGTAAATATACAAAACAAAAAAGCGCGTTTCGAATATGATATTCTCGATAAATACACTGCTGGAATCGTTTTAACAGGAACGGAAATTAAATCTATTAGAAGTAGTAAAGCATCTATTGCTGAAAGTTTTTGCGAATTTAATGATCGTGGAGAACTCTTTGTTGTTAATATGACTATTGAAGAATATGCCTATGGCAATTATATAAACCACAGACCAAAAGCAACAAGAAAACTACTCTTAAATAAACGTGAGTTAAAAAAACTTGAAAAGGAAGTAAAGAATGTTGGTCTTACAATAGTTCCATTACGTCTTTTTATAAATGATAAAGGATTTGCTAAACTAGAAATAGGTTTAGCCAAAGGAAAAAAATTGTACGATAAACGAGATACTATAAAAGACAGAGATAATAAACGTAACTTAGATCGTATCAAGAAAAACTTCAAGTAA
- a CDS encoding Xaa-Pro dipeptidyl-peptidase, with product MKVIFKKDLYIFLLTLSIVFSAIAQEKAKPVFKDGEAQIVEAFNNPDDWIRHDLWVETSFDTDGDGKLDRMHVAVTRPKQTDTEGLKLPVVYESSPYYAGTAGFGEGTFWDVKHELGETPKPRVHPEVTRTGKRPIISNSQIKTWVPRGYIVVHSSSPGTGLSQGSPTVGGDNESLAPKAVVEWLCGRAKGYTTPYGNETVEAFWSTGKVGMTGTSYNGTIPLAAATTGVEGLEAIIPIAPNTSYYHYYRSNGLVRSPGGYLGEDIDVLYDFIHSGGEEPLTPMKNTKISDADIPTAVFKSKREYSNAMVRDTEMKNGMDRATGDYNDFWAGRDYLNDMGPMKAALLMSHGFNDWNVMPEHSYRIYKKAKEMGLPTQIYYHQNGHGGPPPMTMMNRWFTHYLHGIENGVENDARAWIVRENDAQDKPTAYKDYPNPEASNVSLYLSPGAPIKGGLSPKKTSTNKTETLVDNYSFSGSGLAQADITNHRLLYVTPTLTKDVHISGIPKIMITLSSNKPAANLSVWLVSLPWQEGRRAKLTDNLINRGWADPQNYKSIRKSEPLEKGKFYTMTFDLNPDDQVIKKGQQIGLMFFSSDKEFTLQPQPGTELTIKLNETSLVLPIVGGIEALNAAFKN from the coding sequence ATGAAAGTTATTTTTAAAAAAGACTTATACATTTTTCTATTAACGCTATCTATTGTTTTTTCAGCAATAGCTCAAGAAAAAGCCAAACCCGTTTTTAAAGATGGTGAAGCACAAATTGTTGAAGCTTTTAATAATCCAGATGATTGGATTCGTCATGATCTTTGGGTAGAAACTTCATTTGATACAGATGGCGATGGCAAACTCGATAGAATGCATGTAGCAGTAACTAGACCAAAGCAAACCGATACCGAAGGCTTAAAACTCCCTGTAGTTTACGAATCTAGTCCTTATTATGCAGGAACTGCTGGTTTTGGCGAAGGGACTTTTTGGGATGTTAAGCATGAGTTAGGAGAAACGCCTAAACCAAGAGTTCATCCAGAAGTAACTAGAACAGGAAAGCGCCCAATAATCTCTAATTCGCAAATAAAAACTTGGGTGCCTAGAGGTTATATTGTAGTACATTCATCATCTCCAGGAACTGGATTATCACAAGGCTCGCCAACCGTAGGTGGTGATAACGAAAGTCTAGCCCCAAAAGCAGTGGTTGAATGGTTATGTGGTCGTGCAAAAGGTTATACTACACCTTATGGCAATGAAACTGTTGAAGCTTTTTGGTCAACTGGAAAAGTTGGAATGACAGGAACATCTTATAACGGAACAATTCCTTTAGCTGCTGCTACAACTGGCGTTGAAGGTTTAGAAGCTATAATTCCTATAGCTCCAAATACATCATATTATCACTATTATCGCTCAAACGGACTAGTACGTTCTCCTGGTGGCTATTTAGGCGAAGATATTGATGTACTTTACGACTTTATTCATAGTGGAGGCGAAGAACCACTTACTCCTATGAAAAATACAAAAATTAGCGATGCAGATATTCCCACTGCAGTATTCAAATCAAAAAGAGAATATAGCAATGCAATGGTTCGTGATACAGAAATGAAAAACGGAATGGATAGGGCTACTGGAGATTATAATGATTTTTGGGCAGGTCGCGATTATCTAAATGATATGGGCCCAATGAAAGCAGCATTGTTAATGTCTCACGGATTTAACGATTGGAATGTGATGCCAGAACATAGCTATAGAATTTACAAAAAAGCTAAAGAAATGGGATTACCAACACAAATATATTATCATCAAAACGGTCATGGTGGACCTCCTCCAATGACCATGATGAATCGTTGGTTTACACATTACCTTCATGGTATAGAGAATGGTGTTGAAAATGATGCTCGTGCATGGATAGTTCGTGAAAATGATGCTCAAGATAAACCTACAGCATATAAAGATTATCCAAATCCTGAGGCTTCAAATGTAAGTTTATATTTGAGCCCTGGAGCTCCAATAAAAGGAGGCTTGAGCCCTAAAAAAACAAGTACTAATAAAACTGAAACTTTAGTAGATAATTATTCATTTTCTGGTTCAGGTTTAGCACAAGCAGACATTACAAATCATCGTTTACTGTATGTAACACCTACATTAACTAAAGATGTTCATATTTCTGGTATACCAAAAATTATGATAACTTTATCAAGTAATAAACCAGCAGCAAACTTGTCTGTATGGTTAGTGTCGCTACCTTGGCAAGAAGGTAGAAGAGCAAAACTAACTGATAATCTTATTAACCGTGGTTGGGCAGATCCGCAAAATTACAAATCTATTAGAAAAAGTGAACCTTTAGAAAAAGGTAAATTTTATACTATGACTTTTGATTTAAACCCCGACGATCAAGTTATTAAAAAAGGTCAGCAAATTGGTTTAATGTTTTTTTCTAGTGATAAAGAGTTTACGTTACAACCTCAACCAGGAACTGAGCTTACTATAAAACTTAATGAGACTTCGTTGGTGCTTCCAATTGTCGGAGGTATTGAAGCTTTAAATGCTGCTTTTAAAAACTAA
- a CDS encoding GNAT family N-acetyltransferase yields the protein MLEFLSATSKKHFNTIAKLANIVWHEHYTPIIGKDQVEYMVAKFQTSEAMQKQNKDGYEYYIIRYDKNNVGYLSIKQNKDDLFLSKIYILKEFRGKKIGKSAFNFIEEKAKNYQCKTISLTVNKGNVNTIKAYEKSGFKNIEAIVIDIGNGFVMDDYRMVKNLI from the coding sequence ATGTTAGAATTCTTATCAGCAACATCTAAAAAACATTTTAATACAATTGCCAAACTAGCTAATATAGTTTGGCATGAGCATTATACACCAATTATTGGAAAAGATCAGGTAGAATATATGGTCGCAAAGTTTCAAACCTCTGAAGCTATGCAAAAACAAAATAAAGATGGCTACGAATATTATATTATTAGATATGATAAAAACAATGTTGGTTATCTTTCAATTAAACAAAATAAAGACGACCTCTTTTTAAGTAAAATTTATATTCTTAAAGAGTTTAGAGGAAAAAAAATTGGAAAATCTGCTTTTAATTTTATTGAAGAAAAAGCCAAAAATTATCAATGTAAAACGATTTCATTAACCGTTAATAAAGGCAATGTTAACACTATAAAGGCTTATGAAAAATCAGGCTTCAAGAATATAGAAGCTATCGTTATAGATATTGGTAATGGATTTGTAATGGATGATTATAGGATGGTAAAAAATCTAATTTAA
- a CDS encoding protein-L-isoaspartate(D-aspartate) O-methyltransferase, with protein sequence MKDTFKHKGLRQKLVETIKAKGIEDENVLQAIGNIPRHLFMDSGFLDHAYQDKAFPIAADQTISQPYTVAFQTELLQVKKGNKILEIGTGSGYQAAVLCELGAKVYSIERQQELFKKTSKFLPKLGYVPKKLIFGDGYKGLPEEAPFDGIVVTAGAPFVPKPLLAQLKVGGRLVIPVGDDVQIMTLFIRKGAKEFEKHELGDFRFVPLLEDKN encoded by the coding sequence TTGAAAGATACATTTAAGCATAAAGGACTGCGTCAAAAACTAGTTGAAACCATAAAGGCAAAAGGAATAGAAGATGAAAATGTATTACAAGCTATAGGTAATATTCCAAGGCATTTATTTATGGATTCTGGATTTTTAGACCATGCCTATCAAGACAAAGCATTTCCTATTGCTGCAGATCAAACGATTTCACAACCGTACACTGTTGCTTTTCAAACAGAATTATTACAGGTTAAAAAAGGAAATAAGATTCTTGAAATTGGTACAGGAAGTGGTTATCAAGCAGCTGTATTGTGTGAGTTAGGAGCAAAGGTTTATAGTATAGAGCGTCAGCAAGAACTATTTAAAAAAACGAGTAAGTTTTTACCAAAATTAGGGTATGTTCCTAAAAAGCTCATTTTTGGAGATGGATATAAAGGACTACCTGAAGAAGCTCCTTTTGATGGAATAGTTGTTACTGCTGGAGCTCCTTTTGTACCTAAGCCATTGTTAGCACAATTAAAAGTAGGAGGAAGGTTGGTAATTCCTGTTGGTGATGACGTTCAAATAATGACTTTGTTTATTAGAAAAGGTGCCAAGGAATTTGAGAAACACGAACTAGGCGATTTTAGATTTGTGCCGCTTTTAGAGGATAAAAATTAG
- a CDS encoding Gfo/Idh/MocA family oxidoreductase translates to MLKAGVLGAGHLGKIHLRLLNQSDKYELVGFYDADETNAKNVEAEFGYKYYNSIDALIDAVDMIDIVTPTLSHYECALKAIAKGKHVFIEKPITNTVEEAEEIRKLLAKHNLRGQVGHVERFNPAFIAVKDQIVNPMFIETHRLAEFNPRGTDVPVVLDLMIHDIDIILSVVKSKVKHVSASGVSVISDTPDIANARIEFENGCVANLTASRISLKNMRKSRFFQKDAYISVDFLEKKCEVVKMKDAPKNPGDFDMILQNAEGIKKQIYFDNPQISGNNAILDELESFAHAINTNTTPIVTLEDGTEALRVATQIINCFN, encoded by the coding sequence ATGCTAAAAGCTGGTGTACTTGGTGCAGGCCACCTTGGAAAAATTCATTTAAGACTTTTAAATCAATCTGACAAATATGAGCTTGTAGGTTTTTATGATGCAGATGAGACAAATGCTAAAAATGTTGAAGCGGAGTTTGGTTATAAATACTATAATTCTATTGATGCGCTTATTGATGCAGTAGACATGATTGACATTGTCACACCTACCTTATCGCATTATGAATGTGCTCTTAAAGCCATAGCAAAAGGTAAGCATGTATTTATTGAAAAGCCTATTACAAACACGGTTGAAGAAGCAGAAGAAATTCGTAAACTTTTAGCTAAACATAATTTAAGAGGACAGGTTGGCCATGTAGAACGATTTAATCCAGCTTTTATAGCTGTTAAGGATCAAATTGTTAATCCAATGTTTATAGAAACACATCGTTTGGCAGAGTTTAATCCTCGAGGTACAGATGTGCCTGTAGTTTTAGATTTAATGATTCATGATATTGATATTATTCTTAGTGTGGTAAAGTCCAAAGTAAAGCATGTATCGGCGAGTGGAGTTTCAGTGATAAGTGATACACCTGATATTGCTAATGCTAGAATTGAGTTTGAAAATGGTTGCGTAGCTAATCTTACTGCTAGTCGTATTTCTTTAAAAAATATGCGTAAATCACGATTCTTTCAAAAAGACGCATACATTTCGGTAGATTTTTTAGAAAAGAAATGTGAAGTGGTTAAAATGAAAGATGCACCTAAAAATCCAGGCGATTTTGATATGATACTTCAAAATGCCGAAGGTATTAAGAAACAAATATATTTTGATAACCCTCAAATTTCAGGTAATAATGCCATTTTAGATGAGCTAGAATCCTTTGCTCATGCTATAAATACAAATACAACACCTATAGTAACACTAGAAGATGGAACAGAAGCTTTACGTGTTGCTACTCAAATAATAAATTGTTTTAATTAA
- a CDS encoding 3-hydroxybutyryl-CoA dehydrogenase produces the protein MKNVAVIGAGTMGNGIAHTFAQSGFKVQLIDISDAALKKGIDTITKNLDRMVAKEKISEAQKEETLGNITTHTSVTEGVEYAGLVVEAATENIDLKLKIFKQLDEACPEDTILATNTSSISITQIAAVTSRPDMVIGMHFMNPVPIMKLVEIIRGYNTSDEVTKLIMDMSTTLGKIPVEVNDYPGFVANRILMPMLNESIETLYNGVAGVQEIDTVMKLGMAHPMGPLQLADFIGLDVCLSILNVMYDGFKNPKYAPCPLLVNMVRARKLGVKSGEGFYDYSESRKAEKVAKQFL, from the coding sequence ATGAAAAATGTTGCAGTAATTGGAGCTGGAACCATGGGAAATGGTATTGCTCATACATTTGCACAAAGCGGATTTAAAGTTCAATTAATAGATATAAGCGATGCTGCTCTAAAAAAGGGAATTGATACGATTACCAAGAATTTAGATAGAATGGTTGCTAAAGAAAAAATTTCGGAAGCACAAAAAGAAGAAACCTTAGGTAATATAACCACACATACCAGCGTCACTGAAGGTGTAGAATATGCTGGTTTGGTAGTAGAAGCAGCAACAGAAAATATTGATTTAAAACTAAAAATATTTAAACAGTTGGATGAAGCATGTCCAGAAGACACCATACTTGCAACCAATACCTCATCTATTTCTATTACTCAAATAGCAGCTGTTACTTCAAGACCAGACATGGTTATAGGAATGCATTTTATGAATCCTGTACCTATTATGAAATTGGTAGAAATTATTCGTGGCTACAATACAAGTGACGAGGTAACGAAACTAATTATGGATATGTCTACCACACTTGGTAAAATTCCAGTAGAAGTAAATGACTATCCAGGTTTTGTTGCCAATAGAATTTTAATGCCAATGCTTAACGAATCTATAGAAACTCTATACAATGGCGTTGCTGGTGTACAAGAGATTGATACGGTTATGAAATTAGGAATGGCGCATCCAATGGGACCATTGCAACTAGCCGATTTTATTGGTTTAGATGTATGCTTATCCATTCTAAACGTGATGTACGACGGATTCAAAAACCCTAAATATGCACCTTGTCCTCTATTGGTTAACATGGTACGCGCTAGAAAATTGGGTGTGAAATCTGGTGAAGGGTTTTATGATTATTCTGAAAGCAGAAAAGCAGAAAAAGTAGCTAAACAATTTTTATAA
- a CDS encoding DUF1015 domain-containing protein, with translation MAKIIPFKAVRPTRDKVSLVASRSYQTYTQDEREARLDYNPFSFLHIVNPGYKYHLELKGEDRYKLVRNRYLEFKEDSIFIQDSTPSFYVYKIVNREGDVFNGIVAAASVEDYEKDVIKKHEDTIEYKEEVFKEYLKTVGFNAEPVLLTYPDNDTLSKIISEKQNERSEFEFTTTYRDTHYLWVINEVEKIEAITAEFSKIKRLYIADGHHRSASSVLLSKEQNINGSYNFFMSYLIPESELVIHEFNRLVKDLNGMTKEAFLMKLDTIFRIENRENILYKPSRKHHFSMYLDGEFYSLYLRKANYIINNALDALDTQILYKTILQPILGINDVRNDQRLDYSHGKSDLVTIKSKVDSGEFIVGFGLVPISIDELKSIADEHLIMPPKSTFIEPKLRSGITIYEF, from the coding sequence TTGGCAAAAATAATTCCTTTTAAGGCAGTACGTCCAACACGGGACAAAGTAAGTTTAGTTGCTTCACGTTCATACCAAACTTATACACAGGATGAACGTGAAGCAAGACTTGACTATAATCCGTTTTCATTTTTACATATTGTAAACCCTGGCTATAAATATCATTTAGAACTAAAAGGAGAAGATCGCTATAAATTGGTTAGAAATAGATATTTAGAGTTTAAAGAAGACTCTATTTTTATTCAAGATAGCACACCATCTTTTTATGTGTACAAAATTGTAAATCGCGAAGGAGATGTTTTTAACGGAATTGTTGCAGCTGCTAGTGTTGAAGATTACGAAAAAGATGTCATTAAAAAACATGAAGATACTATAGAATACAAAGAGGAAGTATTTAAAGAGTACCTAAAAACAGTTGGTTTTAATGCAGAACCTGTGCTTTTAACGTATCCTGATAATGATACGTTATCTAAAATAATTTCAGAAAAACAAAATGAGCGCTCTGAATTTGAATTTACTACTACTTACAGAGACACACACTATTTATGGGTTATTAATGAAGTTGAAAAAATCGAAGCAATAACTGCTGAATTTTCAAAAATAAAAAGACTTTATATTGCCGATGGTCATCACAGGTCTGCATCTTCAGTCCTCTTATCTAAAGAACAAAATATAAACGGTTCATATAACTTTTTCATGAGCTATTTAATTCCTGAATCTGAACTAGTAATTCATGAGTTTAATCGCTTAGTGAAAGATTTAAATGGAATGACTAAAGAAGCTTTTTTAATGAAACTAGATACCATATTTCGTATTGAAAACAGAGAAAATATTCTTTATAAACCATCAAGGAAACACCATTTTAGTATGTATCTAGATGGTGAATTTTATTCTCTTTATCTTAGAAAAGCAAATTACATTATTAATAATGCATTAGATGCTTTGGATACTCAAATCCTATACAAAACAATATTACAACCAATTTTAGGTATTAATGACGTAAGAAACGATCAACGATTAGATTATTCGCATGGTAAAAGTGATTTAGTAACCATAAAAAGTAAAGTAGACAGTGGTGAGTTTATAGTTGGATTTGGTTTAGTTCCTATTTCAATTGATGAGTTAAAATCTATTGCTGACGAGCATCTAATAATGCCTCCAAAAAGCACTTTTATAGAACCTAAATTACGAAGTGGTATTACAATTTATGAGTTTTAG
- a CDS encoding YggS family pyridoxal phosphate-dependent enzyme: MSIVKNLNNIKSQLPEQVTLVAVSKTKPVSDLMQAYNAGQRIFGENKIQEMVEKYEQMPKDIQWHMIGHVQRNKVKYMASFVSLIHGIDNFKLLKEINKQALKHNRVINCLLQIKIASEDSKFGLSNQEAHDILNSDGFTDLKNIKVVGLMGMATFTDNEEQLKTEFNQLTQTFNSLKGIKTDNSELKTISMGMSGDYKLAIDCGSTMIRVGSSIFGVRNYAN, translated from the coding sequence ATGAGCATAGTAAAAAATCTTAACAACATAAAATCTCAACTTCCAGAACAGGTCACTTTAGTGGCTGTTTCTAAAACAAAGCCTGTTAGTGACCTAATGCAAGCTTATAATGCTGGTCAGCGAATTTTTGGCGAGAACAAAATTCAAGAAATGGTTGAGAAATATGAGCAAATGCCAAAAGATATTCAATGGCATATGATTGGTCATGTTCAACGAAATAAGGTAAAATACATGGCGTCGTTCGTTTCGCTAATTCATGGTATTGATAATTTTAAGCTCCTAAAAGAGATTAATAAACAAGCTTTAAAGCACAATAGAGTTATAAATTGTTTATTACAAATAAAAATAGCTTCTGAAGATTCTAAATTTGGCTTATCAAATCAAGAAGCACATGATATTTTAAATTCTGATGGATTTACTGACCTAAAAAACATAAAAGTAGTTGGCTTAATGGGAATGGCAACATTTACAGATAATGAAGAGCAGTTAAAAACTGAATTCAACCAGTTAACGCAAACATTCAATTCTCTTAAAGGCATTAAAACCGATAACAGTGAATTAAAAACCATTTCAATGGGAATGAGTGGCGATTATAAACTTGCCATAGATTGTGGAAGTACAATGATAAGAGTTGGAAGTAGTATATTTGGAGTACGTAATTATGCTAATTAA
- a CDS encoding exonuclease domain-containing protein, whose protein sequence is MYSILDIETTGGKYNEEGITEIAIYKFDGHEVVDQFITLVNPERDIQPFVVNLTGINSNMLRNAPKFYEIAKRIVEITQDTILVAHNAQFDYRILRTEFRRLGFDFSKETLCTVELSKDLIPTEDSYSLGKLTRSLGIPVSDRHRAAGDAQATVKLFKMLLAKDLNKNIIKESIRLEPKYQMEPKLLDIIDSLPSITGVYYMHNSNGDIIYIGKSKNIRKRVNQHFTSSNPKSKKMQMQVATVTYEDTGSELVALLKESEEIKLNKPIFNRALKQNIFSHGLFSFTDDNGYINLKVASINRKGTPIITFSNMQSAKSFISRAVDEHNLCQRLAGLHHSNSNCFNYTIKQCFGACIDEEHFETYNKRALNIIDYYSFDNENMVIVDRGRAVDERSAVLIENGVFKGYGFYNLNYQVNNLEVLQSIITPMQHNRDSQHIIQTYLRRKRHKLKIINLEKQHESNN, encoded by the coding sequence ATTTATTCAATCTTAGACATAGAAACAACTGGTGGAAAGTACAACGAAGAAGGTATTACCGAAATTGCCATTTACAAATTTGATGGTCACGAAGTAGTTGACCAATTCATTACACTTGTAAATCCAGAGAGAGACATTCAGCCTTTTGTAGTAAATCTTACAGGTATTAATAGTAATATGTTACGAAACGCTCCAAAATTTTATGAGATTGCAAAACGTATTGTCGAAATTACCCAAGATACTATTCTAGTAGCTCATAATGCACAATTTGATTACCGAATATTGCGGACAGAATTTAGACGCTTAGGATTTGATTTTAGCAAAGAAACCTTATGTACCGTTGAGCTTTCAAAAGATTTAATTCCTACTGAAGACTCTTATAGCTTAGGGAAATTAACCAGATCTTTAGGAATTCCTGTTAGTGATCGTCATAGAGCAGCTGGAGATGCTCAGGCAACAGTAAAGCTATTTAAAATGTTACTTGCTAAAGATTTAAATAAAAACATTATTAAAGAATCTATTAGACTAGAACCAAAATACCAAATGGAGCCTAAACTGCTAGATATTATAGATTCTCTTCCTTCTATTACTGGCGTGTATTATATGCATAATTCTAATGGAGATATTATATACATTGGAAAAAGTAAAAATATAAGAAAACGTGTTAATCAGCACTTTACGAGTTCAAACCCAAAGTCAAAAAAAATGCAAATGCAAGTAGCTACAGTAACTTACGAAGATACAGGAAGTGAACTTGTTGCGTTACTTAAAGAAAGTGAGGAAATCAAGCTGAACAAACCCATTTTCAATAGGGCCTTAAAACAGAATATTTTTTCTCATGGTTTATTTAGTTTTACAGATGATAATGGATATATTAACTTAAAGGTTGCAAGCATCAATAGAAAAGGAACACCAATTATTACGTTTTCTAACATGCAAAGTGCTAAGAGCTTTATTTCTAGAGCTGTAGATGAACATAATTTATGTCAAAGACTTGCAGGATTACACCATTCAAATAGTAACTGTTTTAACTACACAATTAAACAATGCTTTGGAGCATGTATAGATGAAGAGCATTTTGAGACCTATAATAAAAGAGCTTTAAATATTATCGATTACTATAGTTTCGATAATGAAAATATGGTCATAGTAGATCGAGGGCGTGCTGTAGATGAACGTAGTGCCGTTTTAATTGAAAATGGTGTGTTTAAAGGTTATGGTTTTTATAATTTAAACTATCAAGTAAATAATCTTGAAGTGTTACAATCTATTATAACACCAATGCAGCATAATCGAGATTCTCAACATATAATACAAACGTATTTAAGAAGAAAGCGACATAAATTAAAAATTATTAACTTAGAAAAACAACATGAAAGCAATAATTAA